The following are encoded in a window of Oncorhynchus keta strain PuntledgeMale-10-30-2019 chromosome 10, Oket_V2, whole genome shotgun sequence genomic DNA:
- the LOC118389529 gene encoding acidic mammalian chitinase-like, producing MARLTVLAGLGLLLMVQIAASTKLVCHMTNWAQYRPSSGKFTPENIDPFLCTHVVYGLATINSFNQVAPIEWNDETLYISLNNLKNVNPMLKTLLSVGGTVNGLSPFIGMVSKPESRQAFIKSAINYLRSHNFDGLNLAWEYPTQNGSPNGDRKRFTELVRELQKAFMDDAKDTKLTQLLLSASVAALRPTINSSYEVAQIASSLDFINVMTYDFHGHWEKATGHNSPLYRSSHDSVTHYDFNVDSAITYWLDNGAPAEKLLMSFPTYGRTYRLTTTNTGLGAPAKGPADAGPFTSEAGYWSYYEVCAFTSSATVGWIDEQKVPYAVQGSSWVGYDNKESYAAKVHWLRNKNLGGASVWTLDMDDFTGAFCADGSFPLVNHLRKSLGFAPKPTTTRAPTTTPDPILSFCSGRPDGLYVNVIDNTTYFQCFRGNTYLHRCQPGLVYIDSCKCCDWP from the exons ATGGCCAGACTCACTGTGCTTGCAG GTCTGGGCCTTCTGCTGATGGTGCAGATTG CCGCCTCCACCAAACTGGTCTGCCACATGACCAACTGGGCCCAGTACCGCCCCAGCAGTGGGAAATTCACCCCTGAGAACATCGACCCCTTCCTCTGCACCCATGTGGTCTACGGCCTGGCCACCATCAACAGTTTCAACCAGGTCGCCCCCATCGAGTGGAACGACGAAACATTATACATCAGCCTCAACAACCTGAAGAACGT GAACCCAATGCTGAAGACTCTGCTTTCTGTCGGAGGCACAGTCAATGGACTCAGCCC ATTCATCGGCATGGTGTCCAAACCTGAGAGCCGCCAGGCCTTCATCAAGTCAGCCATCAACTACCTGCGTTCCCACAACTTTGATGGTCTCAACCTGGCCTGGGAGTACCCCACTCAGAACGGCAGCCCCAACGGAGACAGGAAGAGGTTCACCGAGCTCGTCAGG GAGCTGCAGAAGGCCTTTATGGACGATGCCAAAGACACCAAGCTAACCCAGCTGCTGCTGTCTGCCAGCGTGGCTGCTTTAAGGCCCACCATCAACTCCAGCTACGAGGTGGCCCAGATCGCCAG CTCTCTGGACTTCATCAATGTGATGACCTATGACTTTCACGGACACTGGGAGAAAGCAACCGGACACAACAGCCCCCTGTACCGCAGCAGTCACGACTCAGTGACACACTACGACTTCAACGTC GACTCTGCCATCACCTACTGGCTGGACAACGGTGCCCCTGCTGAGAAGCTGTTGATGAGCTTCCCCACCTATGGCCGCACCTACCGTctcaccaccaccaacactgGCCTGGGAGCCCCCGCCAAAGGCCCTGCTGACGCCGGCCCATTCACAAGCGAAGCAGGATACTGGTCCTACTACGAG gtcTGCGCCTTCACCTCCAGCGCCACTGTTGGGTGGATTGATGAGCAGAAGGTCCCCTATGCTGTCCAGGGCAGCTCCTGGGTGGGCTATGACAACAAGGAGAGCTACGCTGCCAAG GTCCATTGGCTGAGGAACAAGAACCTGGGAGGAGCCTCCGTGTGGACACTGGACATGGATGACTTCACTGGTGCTTTCTGTGCTGATGGTTCCTTCCCTCTTGTCAATCACCTCCGCAAGTCTCTGG GCTTCGCCCCCAAGCCCACAACCACTCgggcccccaccaccacccctgacCCCATCCTCAGCTTCTGCTCCGGACGCCCAGATGGCTTGTACGTCAACGTCATCGACAACACCACCTATTTCCAGTGTTTCCGTGGAAACACCTACCTGCACCGATGCCAGCCCGGCCTCGTCTATATTGATTCCTGCAAGTGCTGTGACTGGCCCTGA